In one window of Chryseobacterium sp. JV274 DNA:
- the gwsS gene encoding grasp-with-spasm system SPASM domain peptide maturase, with protein sequence MNYFNLFSNILITKGATRILISDLQRNVSELYPLEFYGIIEELKNQSIDGILKDYEEDSRAIVHEYINLLLEKEYGFVTENDWDRNFPPLSYEYHEPSDITNLFIEMEDIEIVKKIKPSIENLGIKHLVIYSLKPLTINEFIEIDDVFKTSVLSGIEIFSPFHKETNLSFIQALQKNTVRIYSLIFYNCSKPPFKAKDEYRFSLNFLKDDLKISVCGKVELKYFNTNLPKVLEAINHNSCLYKKIGIDRNGTIKNCPLMVESFGNIRNNSIEVAITQPDFKKYWDLTKDNIEICKDCEFRYVCTDCRAYTENAEKSKEGLNVSKPLKCGYNPYTGDWEDWTKNPLKQKIFHSLELR encoded by the coding sequence ATGAACTATTTCAACCTATTCAGCAACATTCTGATCACCAAAGGAGCAACCCGGATACTGATCTCAGATCTACAGAGAAATGTTTCAGAATTGTATCCGTTAGAATTCTATGGAATCATAGAAGAACTTAAAAACCAATCTATTGATGGGATATTGAAAGATTATGAAGAAGATTCCAGAGCAATTGTCCATGAATATATCAATCTCCTGCTGGAAAAAGAATATGGATTTGTTACTGAAAACGATTGGGACAGAAATTTCCCTCCTCTTTCTTATGAATATCATGAACCCAGTGATATAACAAATCTCTTTATTGAAATGGAAGATATTGAGATCGTAAAAAAAATAAAACCTTCTATAGAAAACCTTGGAATTAAACATTTGGTTATTTACAGTTTAAAACCATTAACAATAAATGAATTTATAGAAATTGATGATGTATTTAAAACCTCTGTGCTTTCGGGAATAGAAATATTCTCTCCGTTTCATAAGGAAACCAATCTATCTTTTATACAGGCTCTTCAAAAAAATACAGTCAGAATATATAGTCTCATTTTCTACAATTGTTCGAAACCTCCTTTCAAAGCTAAAGATGAATATAGATTCTCGCTGAATTTCCTGAAAGATGACCTGAAAATATCTGTCTGTGGAAAAGTGGAACTGAAGTATTTCAATACCAACCTTCCAAAAGTACTGGAAGCGATAAACCACAATTCCTGCCTGTATAAAAAGATAGGCATTGACCGAAACGGCACCATTAAAAACTGCCCGCTGATGGTTGAAAGCTTTGGAAACATTCGTAATAACAGTATTGAAGTGGCTATAACCCAGCCCGATTTCAAAAAATACTGGGATCTGACCAAAGACAATATAGAAATCTGTAAGGACTGTGAGTTCCGTTATGTCTGCACAGACTGCAGGGCGTATACCGAAAATGCAGAAAAAAGCAAAGAAGGTCTGAATGTATCAAAACCTTTAAAATGTGGCTATAATCCCTATACGGGAGATTGGGAAGATTGGACAAAAAATCCTTTGAAGCAAAAAATTTTTCATTCGTTAGAACTCAGATAG
- a CDS encoding DUF4303 domain-containing protein encodes MDFEILKQQIENAARKAFLEVYEKHGAEGVYSFALYSDEGAMTVCPAVNTMKVMEMADEDDALYYKYEPAEWTYEMEGAEKEFGDICTQLREELDNHDDDDQWFEGFQTKLYSICIEVLEKLRNENFFTKITGKDIFLIFTVSDYEFEEEELKNIIVRLNDNEYKSEYLNWMATWGN; translated from the coding sequence ATGGATTTTGAAATTTTAAAACAGCAGATAGAAAATGCTGCCAGGAAGGCTTTTTTAGAAGTGTATGAAAAGCATGGGGCAGAGGGAGTTTACAGTTTTGCACTGTACAGTGATGAAGGCGCAATGACGGTATGTCCTGCTGTCAATACAATGAAAGTTATGGAAATGGCAGATGAAGATGATGCTCTTTATTATAAATATGAACCGGCAGAATGGACTTATGAAATGGAGGGAGCGGAAAAAGAATTTGGTGATATCTGTACTCAACTGAGAGAAGAACTGGATAATCATGACGACGATGATCAATGGTTTGAAGGTTTTCAGACTAAGTTATATTCCATCTGCATTGAAGTGCTGGAGAAGCTTAGAAATGAGAATTTTTTCACAAAGATAACAGGCAAAGATATTTTCCTGATTTTCACGGTCTCAGATTATGAGTTTGAAGAGGAGGAACTGAAAAATATTATCGTCAGACTTAATGATAATGAATATAAAAGTGAATATCTTAACTGGATGGCTACCTGGGGCAATTAA
- a CDS encoding GLPGLI family protein — protein MFYLDIKNKESLFRSDKFRESDSLRAKRGWGNGFDMEYNHKQLYVYKKNGNNEILKYVFVPLIYSTYAIPINEEFHWEIIDEKKKIGNYNCQKAKVEYGGRNWTPWFTNEIPLQQGPYVFYGLPGLIIKISDEKLDYDFELIQIRDFKWKELYTDKFQKKITWEDFKKLQKIFYNEPLSMFNKSEITSYDESGNKIRTNFKEMTGNIQKRIWEKNNPIEINHKVEYK, from the coding sequence ATTTTTTACCTAGATATTAAAAATAAAGAATCTTTGTTTCGATCAGATAAATTTCGTGAATCTGATTCATTAAGAGCAAAAAGAGGTTGGGGAAACGGATTTGATATGGAATATAACCACAAACAACTTTATGTTTATAAGAAAAATGGAAATAATGAAATTCTAAAGTATGTATTTGTTCCTTTAATTTATAGCACATATGCTATTCCTATTAATGAAGAATTTCATTGGGAAATTATTGACGAAAAAAAGAAAATTGGGAATTATAATTGTCAAAAAGCAAAAGTAGAATATGGGGGAAGAAACTGGACTCCATGGTTTACAAACGAAATTCCTTTACAGCAAGGTCCATATGTCTTTTATGGTCTTCCAGGATTGATTATAAAAATTTCTGATGAAAAATTGGATTATGATTTTGAGCTCATTCAGATAAGAGACTTCAAATGGAAAGAGCTTTATACAGATAAATTTCAAAAGAAAATTACCTGGGAAGACTTCAAAAAACTTCAAAAAATTTTTTACAATGAGCCGCTATCCATGTTCAATAAATCTGAAATAACATCTTACGACGAAAGTGGAAATAAGATAAGAACCAATTTTAAAGAAATGACAGGAAATATTCAAAAACGAATTTGGGAGAAAAATAATCCTATTGAGATAAATCATAAAGTAGAATATAAATAG
- the gwsG gene encoding grasp-with-spasm system ATP-grasp peptide maturase: MILIISNNNERTTIVIIKWLLAMKKKFIRIHEDEIFEIKTENKKIFLESNRSSFFLDEITSVWYRRGRLNIKRLRYDNTSVNAHMNEVQHWLEDYVRTKLESRKHISKESNSDINKLLVLEEAIKVGLEVPKYFLADNTDQVSLNTTIVKTIGGNPILDDIDTDLNGIMYTSTVHKREKMKFFTTFFQHKIDKEFEIRTFYLNGKCYSMAIFSQNDEQTKTDFRKYNLEKPNRNIPYLLSVDIEEKIHLLMQTLDLNCGSLDFIKGKDGKFYFLEVNTIGQFLGLSHTCNYSLDKEIADYL; encoded by the coding sequence ATGATTCTTATTATTTCCAACAACAATGAAAGAACCACCATTGTGATCATAAAATGGCTCCTTGCTATGAAAAAGAAATTTATCCGCATCCATGAGGATGAAATTTTTGAAATTAAAACGGAAAATAAAAAGATCTTTTTAGAAAGCAACAGAAGTTCCTTTTTTTTGGATGAGATTACCAGCGTATGGTATAGAAGAGGCCGATTGAATATCAAACGTCTGCGGTATGACAATACCTCTGTGAATGCCCATATGAATGAAGTACAGCATTGGCTTGAAGATTATGTAAGAACAAAACTGGAATCCAGGAAACATATCAGTAAAGAGAGTAACAGTGATATTAATAAGTTATTAGTATTGGAAGAGGCTATAAAAGTAGGATTAGAAGTTCCGAAATATTTTTTGGCCGATAATACAGATCAGGTTTCTTTGAACACAACCATTGTAAAAACGATTGGAGGAAACCCTATATTGGATGATATTGATACGGATTTAAACGGCATTATGTATACTTCAACTGTACATAAGCGGGAAAAAATGAAGTTTTTCACTACATTCTTCCAACATAAAATTGATAAAGAATTTGAAATCAGAACATTTTATCTTAATGGAAAGTGCTACTCAATGGCTATTTTTTCTCAAAATGACGAGCAGACTAAAACAGATTTCAGAAAATATAATTTAGAAAAACCAAACAGAAATATCCCTTACCTACTTAGTGTTGACATTGAGGAAAAAATTCATCTACTGATGCAGACATTAGACCTTAATTGTGGATCATTGGATTTCATCAAAGGAAAAGATGGTAAATTTTATTTTTTAGAAGTCAATACAATTGGGCAGTTTCTGGGATTATCTCATACCTGTAACTATTCGTTGGACAAAGAAATTGCTGATTACCTATGA
- a CDS encoding grasp-with-spasm system A modified peptide, whose translation MKKLIGMKSNFSSLENKKMKSLQSIKGSGDTAINYVSTNKGEVYDKETWVDHKLSSTLDVG comes from the coding sequence ATGAAAAAGTTAATCGGTATGAAGAGTAATTTCTCTTCTTTGGAAAACAAAAAAATGAAAAGTCTACAATCTATCAAAGGTAGTGGAGACACTGCAATCAACTATGTTTCTACAAACAAAGGAGAAGTGTATGATAAAGAAACCTGGGTAGACCACAAGCTTTCGTCAACTTTAGACGTCGGATAA
- a CDS encoding Lrp/AsnC family transcriptional regulator: MNYQLDEIDKKILDFLVENTRMPFTEIAKQMDVSAGTIHVRVKKMEDAGIILGSSLNIDYGKLDYHFTAFIGILLTKSNRTQEVLKELSTLPNVIEASVISGKYNIFCKVRAKNTDDAKRIIYQIDDIQDVMRTESMISMEEFLSDKNRLINAISI; encoded by the coding sequence ATGAACTATCAACTGGACGAAATAGACAAGAAAATTCTTGATTTCTTAGTAGAAAACACAAGAATGCCTTTTACTGAAATTGCAAAGCAGATGGATGTTTCTGCTGGAACAATTCACGTAAGAGTGAAAAAGATGGAAGATGCAGGTATTATTTTGGGATCATCTCTTAATATCGATTATGGTAAGCTGGATTATCACTTTACAGCTTTCATAGGGATCCTTTTGACAAAATCAAACCGTACTCAGGAAGTATTGAAAGAATTGTCAACTTTACCTAACGTCATTGAAGCTAGCGTTATTTCAGGAAAATATAATATTTTCTGTAAAGTAAGAGCTAAGAATACAGATGATGCTAAAAGAATTATTTATCAGATAGATGACATTCAGGACGTAATGAGAACTGAAAGTATGATTTCTATGGAAGAATTCTTAAGTGACAAAAATAGATTGATCAACGCGATCTCTATATAA
- a CDS encoding transketolase family protein, producing the protein MKYTYTEKKDTRSGFGAGLAELADKNPNVVALCADLIGSLKMEKFIEKAPERFFQIGIAEANMMGIAAGLSITGKIPFTGTFANFSTSRVYDQIRQSIAYSNKNVKICASHAGLTLGEDGATHQVLEDIGMMKMLPGMTVINTCDYNQTKAATLAIADFEGPVYLRFGRPVVPVFIPEDMPFEIGKGIMLQEGTDVTIVATGHLVWESLVAADELEKEGISCEVINIHTIKPLDEEIILKSVEKTGKIVTAEEHNYLGGLGESVAGMLARKRPTRQEFVAVNDTFGESATPAELMKKYKIDAAAVKEAVKRILA; encoded by the coding sequence ATGAAATATACATATACAGAAAAAAAGGACACTCGTTCAGGATTCGGAGCAGGATTGGCAGAACTGGCGGACAAAAATCCTAATGTAGTAGCACTTTGTGCAGACCTTATCGGTTCTTTGAAAATGGAGAAATTCATTGAAAAAGCTCCGGAAAGATTCTTCCAGATAGGGATTGCAGAAGCGAACATGATGGGGATTGCTGCAGGTCTTAGCATTACAGGAAAAATTCCATTTACAGGAACTTTTGCTAACTTCTCTACTTCAAGAGTATATGATCAGATCCGTCAGTCTATCGCTTATTCTAACAAAAATGTAAAAATCTGTGCATCTCACGCAGGTCTTACTTTAGGAGAAGATGGAGCTACCCACCAGGTTCTTGAAGATATTGGTATGATGAAAATGCTTCCTGGAATGACGGTTATCAATACTTGTGACTACAACCAGACTAAAGCGGCTACCCTGGCGATTGCAGATTTTGAAGGTCCTGTATATTTAAGATTCGGAAGACCGGTAGTTCCTGTTTTCATTCCGGAAGATATGCCTTTCGAAATTGGAAAAGGAATTATGCTTCAGGAAGGTACTGATGTAACGATTGTTGCAACAGGACACCTTGTTTGGGAATCTCTTGTAGCGGCTGACGAGCTTGAAAAAGAAGGTATTTCTTGTGAGGTCATCAACATCCACACAATTAAGCCTCTTGATGAAGAGATCATTCTAAAATCTGTTGAAAAAACAGGTAAAATTGTAACGGCTGAGGAGCACAACTACCTTGGTGGTTTAGGAGAATCTGTTGCAGGTATGCTTGCAAGAAAAAGGCCTACAAGACAGGAGTTTGTAGCGGTAAATGACACTTTCGGAGAGTCTGCAACACCTGCAGAATTGATGAAGAAGTACAAAATTGATGCTGCTGCAGTGAAAGAAGCTGTAAAGAGAATTTTAGCTTAA
- a CDS encoding translocation/assembly module TamB: protein MAKLENNNENENKKSVAENLGDQVQKTVENVEEKVRETVKEASELASDAIHHPVETAEEFGKQAMKDVTSYTWWGKLLLILFWLGLFVIGGILVIINLPVTKQWAADQALQIVNKDFKSGFSTESVDVNYFGDVTIKGLKVKDYKGFDFIKAREFRADSDWISLAVNAISGKSNSLSFNSLTLVNAEVRVITYKGDSISNFVRFTELFDDGKKRNPNKPPFQLNSRVQIIDSEVSIINENSPGEQGKWLTAKKFNLKAPNVKVNGPNVSALINNMSFVTSRWGKSHIVDTFSTELSLTKQFLSLKDLTLNTDHTLLQGDIKFNLHDGSWSDFADRVRWDMNIQQGSQISGYDISYFVTNWDNIKPFNLSGTMTGPLNKFHLENFLIRNPDVNIATKTMKVDNLLKGHFAIETKDLSADFTYKDLKAMMPSFISKKMKNFADDFGKLKYNGTARVNPDQIYVDSGNLMTGIGQAKISKLTLSGYSTAMPKYSGYLDVKDLNTSVITKNKTVGLISGKFDLNGQSFDVNTMRLTTKSQIASVEIMDKTINNLYLDGLLDHKKYNGLITVNDEQAKATIKGLIDFSTSRVAMDVNADVTYLNMNYFTNKPGSQVVSGQVEGKMAMSSINDLTLDVNANNLNFATATQKYNIPNAKLKTFVEAGGRVIDVDAPGAATGKISGRYSLADLAGMVENGVGKILVGPPPRKLYRGQNFALKFDVQQGLVNYFLPELKLPQGAIVEGEYDGNSNNLILNLDAASLKYVMTKEEEITDADKALASSSPDYKVHDRKNLNRDSAMVDSVKVRINTADLNQQLYAKINRVVYNKNVIKDFELKGNNENGNTLHLATVFKHGSPDDEINEKLKEYAINVDQSTDAAGDYVFRFEPTEVKFNEVTWAIDTSPELNHSITYRRNTGDFDIRNLRVYSDKSALFIKEAQFKSAKDFYVDADINEFAVEKLLEMQSGGNTMDIKGLANGSVKIKMDKSTLQPLVDLNIDNIKMNGNDMGDISISATNGFSLNVYDIDVKVHSAGVLGNNSLNLTGTVNNNTSSPIIDLTAEMRDFDLSFTQQFVQTVFGNLRGKATGDLKINGKLNNLDYNGDIALKDFGLKLLFTGVDYAFDDTVIQLTKGLAILNNIEVHDGRTNSKGNISGAIQFETLSSMGVSLVMRADNLLMLNTTQKDFDLFWGRVYGQGDLYVDGPVSGLSITTPNMKALNGSTFTFNSSSTSNVEEFKMLRFLKEGKDGLITLEEKKKTGANMNIDFNLAVDKGTTVNVLVGDDVGNITVKGSADPLRFHMNRQGNIAMSGTYKVDNGTFVSKAILNKTFQIERNSSIRWDGDAMKPALDINANYIRMVSNAGEYLSMGKLQPISILLQAHITQSLVDPNIDLNVTAMDVSSQVRETLAAKMSQEGEKVLQFGSVLLLSTFNVSNSGGVDVNVGNVAESSGYNMLLKQLGSVLNTMSNEFQIDLNYVKGDQNSNFGDRANAGLSVALSPRVNIKTGLGIPLSKTDGAQNNYLSTEGSVEYDLSKKNDGTLVIRAYSKPTNIGMVSTNGSANQAYGGGVVWSKSFNSLFKKKKKDKKTSDAKGEIKTDSIKSNGK, encoded by the coding sequence ATGGCAAAGTTAGAGAATAATAACGAGAATGAGAATAAAAAATCGGTAGCTGAAAACCTAGGGGATCAGGTACAGAAAACTGTCGAAAATGTAGAAGAAAAAGTTCGGGAGACAGTAAAAGAAGCATCTGAGCTGGCTTCAGATGCCATACATCATCCTGTGGAAACGGCTGAAGAGTTTGGGAAACAGGCCATGAAAGATGTTACCAGCTATACCTGGTGGGGAAAGCTTCTCTTGATTCTCTTTTGGCTTGGCTTATTTGTAATAGGAGGTATATTGGTTATCATCAACCTTCCGGTAACGAAGCAATGGGCGGCAGATCAGGCTCTTCAAATCGTAAATAAAGATTTCAAATCAGGGTTTTCTACAGAAAGTGTGGATGTTAACTACTTTGGAGATGTAACAATCAAAGGTTTAAAAGTAAAAGACTATAAAGGGTTTGATTTTATTAAAGCCCGTGAATTCCGTGCAGATTCGGACTGGATATCTTTGGCTGTGAATGCTATTTCAGGAAAAAGCAATTCTTTAAGCTTCAATTCTCTGACTCTCGTTAATGCCGAAGTAAGAGTAATTACCTATAAAGGAGATAGTATATCCAATTTTGTCAGATTTACAGAACTCTTTGATGATGGTAAGAAAAGAAATCCGAACAAACCCCCTTTTCAGCTGAATTCCAGAGTACAGATTATTGATTCTGAAGTTTCCATCATCAATGAAAACTCTCCCGGAGAACAGGGGAAATGGCTAACAGCAAAAAAATTCAACTTAAAAGCACCGAACGTAAAAGTGAACGGACCAAATGTTTCGGCATTGATCAATAATATGTCCTTTGTGACCTCAAGATGGGGGAAATCTCATATTGTGGATACTTTTTCAACAGAACTGTCTTTAACGAAACAATTTTTGTCATTAAAAGATCTTACGCTGAATACCGACCATACATTACTTCAGGGAGATATTAAATTTAATCTTCATGATGGATCGTGGTCAGATTTTGCTGACAGGGTACGATGGGATATGAACATTCAACAGGGAAGTCAGATCAGTGGTTATGATATCAGCTATTTTGTGACGAACTGGGATAATATCAAACCGTTCAACCTTTCAGGGACAATGACGGGACCCTTAAATAAATTTCATCTGGAGAATTTCCTGATCAGAAATCCTGATGTCAACATTGCAACCAAAACAATGAAGGTTGATAACCTGCTGAAAGGACATTTTGCCATTGAAACAAAAGATCTTTCTGCAGATTTTACTTACAAGGATCTAAAAGCAATGATGCCTTCTTTTATCTCCAAAAAGATGAAGAATTTTGCTGATGATTTTGGAAAATTGAAATACAACGGGACAGCAAGAGTAAATCCGGATCAGATCTATGTGGATAGCGGGAATTTAATGACAGGAATAGGGCAGGCTAAAATTTCCAAACTTACCTTATCCGGTTACAGTACTGCAATGCCTAAATATTCCGGTTATCTTGATGTGAAAGACCTTAATACTTCTGTCATTACAAAGAATAAAACGGTAGGTTTAATCTCCGGTAAATTCGATCTTAACGGACAAAGCTTTGATGTCAATACCATGCGTCTGACGACTAAATCTCAGATTGCAAGCGTTGAAATTATGGATAAAACGATCAATAATCTGTATCTGGATGGATTATTGGATCATAAAAAATACAACGGACTTATTACCGTTAATGATGAACAGGCAAAAGCTACGATCAAAGGATTAATAGATTTCAGTACTTCAAGAGTGGCTATGGATGTCAACGCGGATGTCACTTACCTGAATATGAACTATTTTACCAATAAGCCTGGCAGCCAGGTGGTAAGCGGTCAGGTTGAAGGAAAGATGGCAATGTCTTCCATTAATGATCTTACGCTGGATGTTAATGCCAATAATCTGAACTTTGCTACGGCAACTCAAAAATATAATATTCCGAATGCTAAATTAAAAACTTTTGTAGAAGCAGGAGGCCGTGTGATTGATGTAGATGCTCCGGGAGCTGCTACAGGGAAGATATCGGGAAGATACAGCCTGGCTGATCTTGCAGGAATGGTAGAAAACGGAGTTGGAAAGATATTGGTAGGGCCACCACCGAGAAAATTATACCGTGGGCAGAATTTTGCACTGAAATTTGATGTTCAGCAAGGATTGGTCAATTATTTTTTACCGGAACTTAAACTACCGCAGGGAGCTATAGTGGAAGGAGAATATGATGGAAATTCAAACAACCTGATTCTGAATCTGGATGCCGCTTCTTTGAAATATGTTATGACAAAAGAGGAAGAAATTACCGATGCTGATAAGGCACTGGCATCTTCCAGCCCTGATTATAAGGTTCACGACAGAAAGAATCTCAACAGAGACAGTGCAATGGTAGACAGTGTTAAAGTCAGAATTAATACAGCCGACCTTAACCAGCAATTGTATGCAAAGATCAATAGAGTAGTTTATAATAAAAATGTAATCAAAGATTTTGAGCTTAAAGGGAATAATGAGAATGGAAATACCCTTCATTTAGCTACCGTATTTAAGCATGGAAGTCCTGATGATGAAATTAATGAAAAGCTTAAAGAATATGCTATTAATGTAGATCAGTCTACGGATGCGGCGGGAGATTATGTATTCAGATTTGAGCCTACCGAAGTGAAATTCAATGAAGTGACCTGGGCTATAGATACAAGTCCGGAACTGAATCACTCCATTACCTATAGAAGGAATACCGGAGATTTTGATATCAGGAACCTAAGGGTGTATTCCGATAAAAGTGCTTTGTTTATTAAAGAAGCGCAATTTAAATCAGCAAAAGATTTTTATGTAGATGCCGATATCAATGAATTTGCTGTAGAAAAGCTTCTGGAAATGCAGTCCGGAGGAAATACCATGGATATAAAAGGTCTTGCCAACGGAAGTGTCAAGATCAAAATGGATAAAAGTACCCTGCAGCCACTGGTAGATCTTAACATTGATAATATTAAGATGAATGGCAACGATATGGGAGATATCTCTATTTCTGCTACCAATGGTTTCTCACTGAATGTTTATGATATTGATGTGAAAGTTCATTCTGCAGGAGTCCTTGGAAATAACAGCCTTAATCTTACAGGAACTGTTAATAATAACACCTCTTCTCCGATTATTGACCTTACGGCTGAAATGCGTGATTTTGACCTGTCATTTACACAACAGTTTGTGCAGACTGTTTTTGGAAACCTTCGTGGTAAAGCTACCGGGGATCTTAAAATTAACGGAAAGCTTAATAATCTGGATTATAACGGTGATATTGCTTTAAAAGATTTTGGACTAAAGCTTTTGTTTACCGGGGTAGATTATGCATTTGATGATACTGTCATTCAGCTGACCAAAGGGCTGGCCATTCTCAACAATATTGAGGTACACGATGGAAGAACCAATTCCAAAGGGAATATTTCCGGGGCGATTCAGTTTGAGACCCTTTCTTCAATGGGGGTATCTCTCGTAATGAGAGCTGATAACCTTCTCATGCTAAATACAACACAAAAAGATTTTGACCTTTTCTGGGGAAGAGTTTACGGACAGGGAGATCTTTATGTAGACGGACCTGTTTCAGGATTAAGTATTACAACTCCTAATATGAAGGCGCTTAACGGAAGTACCTTTACCTTTAATTCCAGTTCTACATCCAATGTTGAAGAATTCAAGATGCTGAGATTCCTGAAAGAAGGAAAAGACGGTCTGATTACACTGGAAGAAAAGAAAAAAACAGGAGCCAATATGAATATTGATTTCAATCTGGCCGTAGATAAAGGAACTACTGTAAATGTGCTGGTAGGAGATGATGTAGGAAATATTACAGTAAAAGGTTCTGCAGATCCGTTGAGGTTCCACATGAACAGACAAGGGAATATCGCCATGAGCGGTACTTATAAAGTAGATAACGGAACATTTGTCTCTAAGGCAATTCTTAATAAAACTTTCCAGATAGAAAGGAACAGTAGTATCAGATGGGATGGTGATGCCATGAAGCCTGCATTAGACATTAATGCCAACTATATAAGAATGGTTTCTAATGCCGGGGAGTATCTTAGTATGGGAAAACTACAGCCTATAAGTATTTTGCTGCAGGCTCACATTACCCAGTCGTTGGTAGACCCTAATATTGACCTTAACGTAACTGCTATGGATGTTTCCAGCCAGGTGAGGGAAACGCTGGCTGCTAAAATGAGTCAGGAAGGGGAGAAGGTTCTTCAGTTCGGATCTGTCCTGCTGTTGAGTACTTTCAACGTTTCAAACTCTGGCGGGGTAGATGTGAATGTGGGAAATGTTGCAGAGTCTTCCGGATATAATATGCTTCTGAAACAATTGGGATCTGTACTTAATACGATGAGTAATGAATTCCAGATTGACCTTAATTATGTAAAAGGTGACCAGAACTCAAACTTTGGAGACAGAGCAAATGCGGGATTGAGTGTAGCCCTTTCCCCAAGAGTGAATATAAAAACAGGTCTGGGTATTCCACTATCGAAAACAGATGGTGCCCAAAATAACTATTTGTCTACAGAAGGCTCTGTAGAGTATGATTTATCTAAAAAGAACGACGGAACGTTGGTTATACGCGCTTATTCCAAGCCTACGAACATCGGAATGGTGAGTACAAACGGTTCTGCAAATCAAGCCTATGGAGGAGGGGTCGTGTGGAGTAAAAGCTTCAATTCTTTGTTTAAAAAGAAGAAAAAAGACAAAAAAACTTCAGATGCAAAAGGTGAAATAAAAACAGATTCTATAAAATCAAATGGTAAATAA
- a CDS encoding DUF4375 domain-containing protein, with amino-acid sequence MKPDKIIVSEASFNSSDPYDVINSNISVVNLLHEEGVGEENMHEDSITSYYVDYYVSQYKNGNFSQFVWNSGWSPELNRIIEEGLKKIGAQKHWELFLEQSSKVENMEEGEKKEFLESEYFGPNKTRDILKNDSFYSLDENLTELHSQWLKNHPDLKVLSIDEMFSQLEKWVGRKIDR; translated from the coding sequence ATGAAGCCCGATAAAATAATTGTCTCAGAAGCCTCTTTTAACAGCAGTGATCCTTATGATGTCATCAATTCCAATATTTCTGTTGTCAATCTTTTACACGAAGAAGGAGTTGGAGAAGAAAATATGCATGAAGATTCAATAACCAGTTACTATGTCGACTATTATGTCAGTCAGTATAAAAATGGAAATTTTTCTCAGTTTGTCTGGAATTCCGGATGGTCACCAGAACTAAACAGGATTATTGAAGAAGGTTTAAAGAAAATAGGTGCCCAAAAACATTGGGAACTATTTCTGGAACAGTCTTCAAAAGTAGAAAATATGGAAGAAGGAGAAAAGAAAGAGTTCCTGGAAAGTGAATATTTCGGACCTAACAAAACGAGAGATATTTTGAAAAATGATTCTTTTTACAGTCTGGATGAAAACTTAACAGAGCTTCATTCGCAATGGCTGAAGAACCATCCAGATCTGAAAGTTTTGTCTATTGATGAAATGTTCTCGCAGCTGGAGAAATGGGTAGGAAGGAAAATCGACCGTTAA